From Pleurocapsa sp. PCC 7319:
CTGACTTAGACCTAAATGGTAATGATTTATTTGAAGATTCAGAAAGCTTTATTACTGAGCTAAGTGATGATAACGAACAAGCTATTATTGGTGGTTGCCTGTTTACCGGTGGTTGTTTGTTTACTGATGGCTGCGGTTTAACTCGAATTGGTGGTTGCGGTAACACTATAGGACAATGCGGTAACACTATAGTTATAAATATAAGTATCTAATGGCTTCATAAATTTCGATAACTTTAGCTCACGATGTTTTTAACTTGGCTTTTTCCTATTGCTTTTGCATCAGAGGTTTGGTTGAGCCCTAAATCTTTACCTTCAGTGCTTATTTGGCAATAGAAACTGAGCATTAATCATAATCTAAATCAAAGACATATTAGTATTAGTTACTAATTTAATTTATATCACGTGAAAAGCTCAGTAATTAAAATAAAATAAATTGGTCAACTTACGACTTTAATAAATACAAAAAAATGTATATTTTAGATTCAATACTATTGCTTATTTTGTGATTTTTTTGATTCTAAGTTGTTTATTATTAGATCAGAAATTAAAAATAACTAATTTCTCTTAATTAACAAACTCAAAATTAATTGGAGAAAAAAATAATGACTAATATTAATATCGACAATATCTCTGACTTAGACCTAAATGGTAATGATTTGTTTGAAGATTCAGAAAGCTTTATTACTGAGCTAAGTGATGGTAATGAACAAGCTATTATTGGTGGTTGTGTTCTTACTCCGATTGGTGATTGCGTTCATACTCAAGGATGCGGTAATACTATGATTTGCCCAGCAATTTCATGGGCTTTGAGTTGATGCCATTGTGTTTCAGCCCCATTCATATCAGAACAATAAGGTGGCAAGAAAAATAATAGTAATTCTTGTATTGCGCTAGAGTCTCTTCTTATTGTCGATTAAGTTCGATGCGTAGTGGTGCAAGCATTTTTTCTTCATTATTTCACTTAATCATCTTATATTTAATTACAACCATCTACTTACTAATTTAATTTATAAAAAACAGCCTACTGGTTTTAGTAAGCTGTTTTTTTTACTTATTTCGGATTAAATCCGAGAAGACAACTCAATTATTTATATTCTTTTATTACTAAAACAAACACCGTTTTAAATAAAATTAAAATTGCTATTTATAGACGTTTTCAATGGGATAGACCCTACTAAAATTAATTATTGCGTACCCATTAACCATCAGCCATCAGTTTTTTTGAATTTTTAGTGTGATCTAATCACGTGAAAAGCGCAGCAATTAAAATAAAATTAATTGGTCAATTTACGACTTTGATAAATACAAAAAATTGCATATTTTGCGTTCAAAACTATTATTTATTTTGTGGTCTTTTTGAGCTTAAATTGTTTACTATTAGATCAGAAATTAAAAATAACTAATTTCTCTTAATCAACAAATTCAAAATTAATTGGAGAAAAAACAATGGCTAATATCAATATTGAAAACATCTCTGACTTAGCTCTAAATGGTAATGATTTGTTTGAAGATTCAGAAAGCTTTATTACTGAGCTTGATGATAATGAACAAGCTATTATGGGTGGTTGCGCTGTTACTAACATTGGTAATTGCGATAATACTGTAGGTGATTGTAGGGTGACTATCAATATCACATAAGTTCGGAGTACTCGTTAACGCGAGAAGCTAGCTACGTAACTCGGAGCTCCAAGTTGGATCCTTAAGATGTAAAAAAGCTAGCAAGTATTTGGCTTTTGAGAGTGATTGGTACAAAAAAGTCTTTGTACCAATCTTCTTATTTAGTATAAACAAAATAACTTGTTTTAACCGATATGCCCCTTAAAGGTAGTCTCATGAAAAGTAAAACCATACTGTCTCTTATAGGATTCCCTCTAGCTTCATTAGTTATATTTTTTGTACTAACAAATAGTAGACCAATTATTAATTTGAGTGCAGCTAACATGGAACAAAAAGTTATGTTAAACAAAGAGACTAGACAAGTTGAAAACTTTGATTCAATTAACATTCAGGGAGACTATAGTATCGAAATTGTTTGCCAAGAAGAGCCAAGTATTGAACTCCAAAGCTTTAAAGATATTTTGACATTAGTTCAAACAGAAGTAAGGGATAATACTTTATTTATTTTTCCCAAAAGTAAAATTCCTAATGATGAAGATATTAAAATTAAAATCTCAGCTATTAACTTAAACAACATTTATGCTTTAGGCGCCAATAATATCCGAGTAAATAACCTCAAAAATGAGCAGACAAATATTAATTTAAATGGTAGTTCTAACTCTAAGATATTTGGAAAAACCGGAGAACTAAATGTAACGATATCCGGTCAAGCAAACTTTGATGCCCAGAAATTTGCATCACAGAAAGTTAAGCTTGATTTGTCTGGGTCTGTAATGATACAAGTTCAAGCAAATGAGAAACTCGATATAGCGATGAATGGTGCGGGAGCTATTTATTATCATGGCAATCCTAAGATAGCAACTAGGAATATAAAGGGACCAGTCATTATCAAACAAAAATGAATGCCATTAACAACTAGCTATTAAAATCAAATAATCTCATTATAATTTGATATTTAGAGCAATTTCTGCATTTCAGTCCAAGAAAAATCTTGGGCTATTTTTTTTATTTCAAAGCCTATTGACAAAAGGATTGTAGAACATTCATCATATAGCATTATGCTTTAAGCTTAGGACAGAAGATATTGGTTCAAAGGGAACAGGGAATAGAAAATGTCCTAATATTTTCTCGTGGTGCTATATAATCATTATTCAAAGATGCTCGTTTGCTTTTTGGTCGCAGCGATCGCACGCACTCGCCGTACCAGCACAGGCGATCGCTTTTTAGCGAATTGTTGGATTACACAAAGAAGGCGAGAATTTTAGGTAGAACTTTGGCACAAGCTTTAGCTAATTTTGAAGCTGGTTCTACTCCTTTGGCTATTACTTCTAAAAAACCTACTGCCCGTTCAGCTTTTTTCTGCATAGTTTCAGCTTGCGGATTTTGTCCTGCTTCCGCCAGTATTTGTAACTGTTCTAGAACTTGCTTTTGATCATCTTCAGACAATTGAGGATCGTCAATTGCTGCTTGAATTTCAGTCAATAAATCTTTGATACCTGGTTCCTCTGGATTAGATGAAGATGGTAGCTGGTTAATGGCATTAGCAACAGTACCGTTAATATCCCCTAAACTGAATGCTCCTGCACCACTAGCATTAACAGTTCCACCTGAAATATTTAGGTTTCGGCTTTGGTCAGTTTTCTGGTCTTCAACATAATCCCCTTTAATATTTTCAATATTGCGATCGCCTGCCATATTATTATCTCCTTGTTGATGATAGTTTGAAGCATAGAAGCCAGGGCGTTTTAGTGCCGTATCGACCATATTTTCTAAACTGGCAATACGGTCGTCCTTTTCTTCCATTAGTTGGGCAACTTCTACTGCTGCTAAAGCTTTAAGTTCATTGTAAGTCTCAAAATAATCAGCACTCAGTTGGGACTTATCAGCTTTTGCAGATGTTTTAGCTCTAAGCAGCAATTTATCTGCACCCTTTCTTTCCATTGCTACTATTTCCAGTTCCGCATCGGGATTGTTCTCCGCCAATTCCTTAAAAGATATTGCGATCGCCCTTGGGTCTACTCCTTGATTGTGATAGAGATCGAGGGTATCAAAAACAGGCTGGATAAAATCGCCAAAGTCACCGTCTGCAAACACTTCTAACCGATTGTCAGGTTTGCGATATGGATCGGGGTCTTTGTCAGTCGGCAGACGCATAAAGACATATTCGCATCTCACCCCATTCAATACAGTATTTGAGGTGATGCCCCAATCTTCAATAAAAGCTCCTGTGAGAGTAGCTCCTGTAAAGTCCGTTTTATCTAACTGCGTCTGTACCAGTTTGGCTCTGGATAAATCTGCATCCTGTAGATTAGCCTCACTTAAATTGGCATCAATAAAGCTAGCATCTGTCAGCTCTGCTCCTTGAAGATTAATACCCTGTAACTTTTGACCATCAAAATTCTTGTCAATTCCTTTACCAATCAGCCATTGCCTTACTTGAGTGCTTTTTAGATAAGTATCTCCAGGGCGCACCCGATCTAGCATTTTCGCCCCATACCAACGAACACGAGTTAGGGTAGCTTTTCTGAGATCTGTGCTTTTTAATCTAGCTCCTGTGAAATTAGCATCAGTTAAATCGGCACCTCGAAAACTCGTACCCCGCGTAGCAGCAAAAGCAATGGCAAAAGAACGCACCCAAGCATCTCTGGCATCACCTTTCAAAGCACGCCAACCAATAAATACTCCTGCTCCTGCTACTGCTACTGCTCCTGCTCCTGCTCCTGCTACTGCTACTGCTCCTGCTCCTGCTCCTGCTCCTGCTACTGCTCCTGCTCCTGCTCCTGCTCCTGCTACTGCTCCTGCTACTGCTACTGCTACTGCTCCTGCTCCTGCTCCTGCTCCTGCTACTGCTACTGCTACTGCTCCTGCTACTGCTCCTGCTCCTGCTCCTGCTACTGCTACTGCTACTGCTACTGCTACTGCTACTGCTACTGCTCCTGCGAATGCGAATGCGAATGCTCCTGCTACTGCTACTGCTACTGCTACTGCTACTGCTACTGCTACTGCTCTTATTCCTTGGGGTATAATTGCAATCAGAAATATAACTAGTACTAGTAAACTAACACAACCTGCAATTTGATTAGTTAAGTCGGAGTCAAAAATTAGTGAAATAAAAGCACCAGCAAATATTGAGAACAATCCTGATATGACTGCTAGTAGCCAGGAAAGAATAGTTAAGAGTGCTGCCCAACGTTTTTGTAGTCCACACTTCGCACCAGTAAATTTAGCCCCTCTGAGATTTGCACCTGTAAAGTTAGTACTGCGAAGATCCGCCTCACTAAAATCTGCTCCTGAAAGGTCTTTTCTCTTAAAAGATTGTCCTTTTAGATTTAGACGCTGAAAATTCCTTTCCCCTGCTGCATATTTCTTCAAAAGTTCATTGGCTTTCATTCCCTTTGTTTGTGGGCTAGCTTTTATTTGATTTACTGGAATTAGACCAGATCGAAGTTTATCTCTGCAAGATCAGAGAGGAGGAGCTTAAAGCCTAGAGCTTGGAGCTTAGAGCTTTTATGAAAATATACCGTTATTTTAAGCGATATATATATTTTAGAAGGTCAATATTTCGGGAAAGTTCGATAAACTTATCATTTGTAGCAATACGGACTTGTATTAGGATACTTATTGCTCATTACTTACGAGCAGTTAACTAAACTTGTCCTAAGAGGTTGTCTGAAAAGTCTCATTTGTTAAATCAAAGCCCCCTAAATCCCCCAAATTTGGGGGACTTGTAATTCTGCTCTCCCCCCCCAGAATTGGGTTTGGGGGGCAAAACCAAGAACTCAAATGTAAAAAAATAACTTTTCAGATGTCCTCTAACCAATTAACGTACTGCGATAATTAACAACCAAATCACTAAGGCATAATAATGCTACTTAATAAGATACCTGGACGTGGCTATTTACTAATAGCTGTTTTAATTTTTGCTGCTTCCAATTCAGTAACTCGCAGATTAACAGAATTAGGGGCAGATAATTTAATCGATGGCAGAAATCCCATTTCCTTTTGTAATGTTCTGTTTGTTGGGAATATCTGCGCCTTATTGGCTCTAATTGCTATTTATGGCAAAGAATGGAGTCCCAGAGCCTTAAATAGGCTTTCTGCTGCGGATTGGATTAGTTTAATTGTAGTCGCTATTTTAGCGGGGGCATTAGCACCAGCCTTTATTTTTTTCGCTTTGGAACAGACGGCAGTAAACAATGTGGTGCTGATTAGCAGGATTGAACCTCCCCTCACTTTAGCTCTATCAGTCTTGATTTTGCGGGAGAGAGTAAATAGCTGGATTGTAATTGGGGCAATTTTAGCCTTTGTGGGAGTCATTCTAACCATTGTGCTGCAACCAACAGATAGCAGTGCCATTAATATGGGCGGAGGTTTTAGCATTGGTAAAGGAGAATTAATGACTGCCATTGGCGCGATCGCTTTGGCTATATCAACTGTTATTAGTAAAAATAGATTAGATCAAATTCCCTTAGGCATATTTACTATCTT
This genomic window contains:
- a CDS encoding GIN domain-containing protein, which translates into the protein MKSKTILSLIGFPLASLVIFFVLTNSRPIINLSAANMEQKVMLNKETRQVENFDSINIQGDYSIEIVCQEEPSIELQSFKDILTLVQTEVRDNTLFIFPKSKIPNDEDIKIKISAINLNNIYALGANNIRVNNLKNEQTNINLNGSSNSKIFGKTGELNVTISGQANFDAQKFASQKVKLDLSGSVMIQVQANEKLDIAMNGAGAIYYHGNPKIATRNIKGPVIIKQK
- a CDS encoding pentapeptide repeat-containing protein, with the translated sequence MKANELLKKYAAGERNFQRLNLKGQSFKRKDLSGADFSEADLRSTNFTGANLRGAKFTGAKCGLQKRWAALLTILSWLLAVISGLFSIFAGAFISLIFDSDLTNQIAGCVSLLVLVIFLIAIIPQGIRAVAVAVAVAVAVAVAGAFAFAFAGAVAVAVAVAVAVAVAGAGAGAVAGAVAVAVAGAGAGAGAVAVAVAGAVAGAGAGAGAVAGAGAGAGAVAVAGAGAGAVAVAGAGVFIGWRALKGDARDAWVRSFAIAFAATRGTSFRGADLTDANFTGARLKSTDLRKATLTRVRWYGAKMLDRVRPGDTYLKSTQVRQWLIGKGIDKNFDGQKLQGINLQGAELTDASFIDANLSEANLQDADLSRAKLVQTQLDKTDFTGATLTGAFIEDWGITSNTVLNGVRCEYVFMRLPTDKDPDPYRKPDNRLEVFADGDFGDFIQPVFDTLDLYHNQGVDPRAIAISFKELAENNPDAELEIVAMERKGADKLLLRAKTSAKADKSQLSADYFETYNELKALAAVEVAQLMEEKDDRIASLENMVDTALKRPGFYASNYHQQGDNNMAGDRNIENIKGDYVEDQKTDQSRNLNISGGTVNASGAGAFSLGDINGTVANAINQLPSSSNPEEPGIKDLLTEIQAAIDDPQLSEDDQKQVLEQLQILAEAGQNPQAETMQKKAERAVGFLEVIAKGVEPASKLAKACAKVLPKILAFFV
- a CDS encoding DMT family transporter, with protein sequence MLLNKIPGRGYLLIAVLIFAASNSVTRRLTELGADNLIDGRNPISFCNVLFVGNICALLALIAIYGKEWSPRALNRLSAADWISLIVVAILAGALAPAFIFFALEQTAVNNVVLISRIEPPLTLALSVLILRERVNSWIVIGAILAFVGVILTIVLQPTDSSAINMGGGFSIGKGELMTAIGAIALAISTVISKNRLDQIPLGIFTIFRTAFGTVIFFVLAIKLYGIGHFMDVTTPIVWQWMILYGAVIVVGGQVAWLKGLKTTNAADVALANSISPIAGIIAAFLILGEVPTVAHYIGGTVIIIGIIFNQVGIARQNKLLDKSKICMGQMDDQVGFKGI